A genomic stretch from Komagataeibacter xylinus includes:
- the glpX gene encoding class II fructose-bisphosphatase, whose translation MTTTRHNPYQVTDRNLALELVRVTEAAAVAASAWTGRGLKNEADGAAVEAMRRAFDTVAIDGTVVIGEGEMDEAPMLFIGEKVGSGGPGMDIAVDPLEGTNLCAKNLPNALTVVALAESGNFLHAPDIYMDKIVVGPYLPEGVVDLDSTIEANLKSLAQAKKCAVSDLMLCTLDRERHEELIARARAAGARVTLLSDGDVAAAIAACLDDSEIDLYVGSGGAPEGVLAAAAVRCVHGQMQGRLMFEDDGQVARARKMNPGADPSRKLALEDMARGDVLFSATGVTGGALLHGIRRSGIRTVTHSLVMRSKSGTIRFVEGHHDYQTKTW comes from the coding sequence ATGACCACCACACGGCATAATCCCTATCAGGTTACCGATCGCAATCTCGCCCTTGAACTCGTGCGCGTAACCGAGGCGGCTGCGGTCGCCGCATCGGCCTGGACCGGTCGTGGCCTCAAGAACGAAGCCGATGGCGCGGCGGTGGAGGCCATGCGGCGCGCGTTCGATACGGTCGCCATCGATGGCACCGTGGTGATTGGCGAAGGCGAGATGGACGAAGCGCCGATGCTGTTCATTGGCGAGAAGGTCGGCTCGGGCGGCCCGGGCATGGATATTGCCGTGGACCCGCTGGAAGGCACCAACCTGTGCGCCAAGAACCTGCCCAACGCCCTGACGGTGGTCGCACTGGCTGAAAGCGGCAACTTCCTGCATGCGCCTGACATCTACATGGACAAGATCGTCGTCGGCCCCTATCTGCCCGAGGGCGTGGTGGATCTCGACAGCACCATCGAGGCCAACCTCAAGTCACTGGCACAGGCCAAGAAATGCGCGGTGTCCGACCTCATGCTCTGCACGCTCGACCGTGAGCGCCATGAGGAGCTGATCGCCCGCGCCCGTGCCGCGGGCGCGCGTGTAACCCTGCTGAGCGATGGCGACGTGGCTGCCGCCATTGCCGCCTGTCTCGATGATAGCGAGATCGATCTCTATGTCGGTTCCGGCGGCGCGCCCGAAGGCGTGCTGGCCGCCGCCGCCGTGCGCTGCGTGCATGGGCAGATGCAGGGCCGCCTCATGTTTGAAGATGACGGCCAGGTGGCGCGCGCGCGCAAGATGAACCCTGGTGCCGACCCCTCGCGCAAGCTGGCGCTCGAGGATATGGCGCGCGGTGACGTGCTGTTCTCCGCAACAGGGGTGACGGGCGGGGCGTTGCTCCACGGCATCCGCCGTAGCGGCATCCGCACGGTCACGCATTCGCTGGTCATGCGCTCCAAATCCGGCACCATCCGGTTTGTGGAAGGCCACCACGATTACCAGACCAAGACCTGGTGA
- the fbaA gene encoding class II fructose-bisphosphate aldolase — protein sequence MTNTAHTASSRLGLRPGVVTGADYRRLVETCRDEGYALPAVNVVGTDSINAVLEAAARNRADVIIQLSNGGARFYAGEGMKDADQARVLGAVAAARHVHTVAAAYGVCVILHTDHADRKLLPWISGLIDASEEAVKETGRPLFSSHMIDLSAEPLEDNIAECARFLRRMAPLGIGLEIELGVTGGEEDGVGHDLDDGADNAHLYTQPEDVLKAYEALSPLGFVTIAASFGNVHGVYAPGNVKLRPEILRNSQAAVAKATNLGEKPLALVFHGGSGSEQAKITEAVSYGVFKMNIDTDIQFAFASSVGRYVHEHAEAFSHQIAPSTGKPTKKLYDPRKWLRVGEQGIVARLEQSFADLGATGRSVARAI from the coding sequence ATGACCAATACAGCACACACCGCTTCGAGCCGCCTGGGCCTGCGCCCCGGCGTCGTAACGGGTGCGGATTACCGCCGCCTTGTCGAGACCTGCCGCGATGAGGGCTATGCCCTGCCAGCGGTCAACGTGGTGGGCACCGACAGCATCAACGCGGTGCTCGAGGCGGCGGCGCGCAACCGGGCGGATGTGATCATCCAGCTTTCCAACGGTGGCGCGCGGTTCTATGCGGGCGAGGGCATGAAGGATGCCGATCAGGCCCGTGTGCTGGGTGCTGTGGCGGCGGCCCGTCATGTCCATACCGTGGCCGCGGCTTACGGCGTGTGCGTGATCCTGCATACCGACCATGCCGACCGCAAGCTGCTGCCCTGGATTTCAGGCCTGATCGATGCCAGCGAAGAGGCGGTGAAGGAAACCGGCCGCCCGCTGTTCTCCTCGCACATGATCGACCTTTCGGCTGAACCGCTGGAAGACAATATTGCCGAATGCGCCCGCTTCCTGCGCCGCATGGCGCCGCTGGGCATCGGGCTTGAAATCGAGCTTGGGGTTACCGGCGGCGAGGAAGACGGTGTTGGCCATGACCTTGATGATGGTGCCGATAACGCGCATCTCTACACCCAGCCCGAAGATGTGCTGAAGGCTTATGAGGCACTTTCCCCGCTCGGGTTCGTGACCATCGCGGCCTCGTTTGGCAACGTGCATGGCGTGTATGCGCCGGGCAACGTCAAGCTGCGCCCCGAGATCCTGCGCAACTCGCAGGCGGCGGTGGCCAAGGCCACCAATCTGGGCGAAAAGCCGCTGGCACTGGTGTTCCATGGGGGGTCTGGCTCGGAGCAGGCCAAGATTACCGAGGCCGTGTCCTATGGCGTGTTCAAGATGAATATCGACACCGATATCCAGTTCGCCTTTGCCAGCAGCGTTGGCCGCTACGTGCACGAGCATGCGGAGGCCTTCAGCCACCAGATCGCGCCTTCCACCGGCAAGCCGACCAAGAAGCTGTATGATCCGCGCAAGTGGCTGCGCGTGGGTGAACAGGGCATCGTGGCGCGGCTCGAGCAGTCGTTTGCCGATCTTGGGGCAACGGGGCGCAGCGTGGCGCGCGCAATATAA